In the Acidovorax sp. A79 genome, one interval contains:
- the kdpE gene encoding two-component system response regulator KdpE: MQIRTVLVVEDEPQIRRFVRSALEAEGWQVHEAATVREGLSAAGTRQPDLLVLDLGLPDGDGIDLIRDVRGWSAVPIIVLSARTDEADKVSALDAGADDYLTKPFGTGELLARVRANLRRPRAATGNGLTVDGVEPAFHFGDVEVDRSARLVRKGGVEVHLTPTEYRMLSVLVANSGRVITQKQLLREVWGPMRSDQSHYLRIYMGHLRQKLEADPAQPRHLLTESGVGYRLAV; this comes from the coding sequence ATGCAAATACGTACCGTGCTGGTGGTTGAGGATGAGCCGCAGATCCGGCGCTTCGTTCGCAGTGCGCTCGAAGCAGAAGGATGGCAGGTTCATGAAGCCGCGACGGTGCGCGAAGGACTGTCTGCGGCGGGTACCCGCCAGCCCGATCTGCTGGTGCTGGACCTGGGGTTGCCTGACGGCGATGGCATTGACCTGATCCGCGACGTGCGGGGCTGGTCCGCCGTGCCGATCATCGTCCTGTCTGCGCGCACCGATGAGGCCGACAAGGTCTCCGCACTCGATGCTGGAGCGGATGACTATCTCACCAAGCCCTTTGGTACGGGGGAGCTTCTGGCGCGCGTGCGTGCCAATCTTCGCCGTCCGCGTGCGGCGACAGGAAATGGGCTCACCGTGGATGGGGTGGAGCCAGCGTTTCATTTTGGCGACGTGGAGGTGGACCGCAGCGCTCGGCTGGTACGCAAGGGCGGGGTTGAAGTCCACCTGACGCCGACCGAGTACCGCATGCTGTCGGTGCTGGTCGCCAATTCGGGACGGGTCATCACCCAGAAACAGCTGCTCCGCGAAGTGTGGGGGCCGATGCGGTCGGACCAGAGCCACTACCTGCGCATCTACATGGGGCATCTCAGGCAGAAGCTCGAGGCAGATCCGGCGCAGCCTCGTCACTTGCTGACTGAATCGGGAGTGGGGTACCGACTCGCGGTGTGA
- a CDS encoding DUF4118 domain-containing protein, which translates to MADMQRPDPDALIAQLRAQEEQTTRGKLRIYFGANAGVGKTWAMLSAAQRERGAGRDVLIGVVETHGRAETAALLAGLDALPLKEVEYRGRLLLEFDLDAALARKPAILLVDELAHSNVQGSRHAKRWQDVQELLAAGIDVWTALNVQHLESLNGTVGAITGIRVHETVPDTVLDDADEVVLVDATPDELISRLSAGKVYVPQQAERAAQSFFRKGNLIALREIALRRTAEHVEDDVLGWRIEQSGTPGERVSAAWNTSGSILACVGPNEDAAQTVRAAARLAGQLNVKWHAAYVETPRLQRLDAPQRDRILAVLQLAQELGAETAVLTGDHVAPALAAQALHLNCATLVLGRPAPRRWWQKWPSTREVGREIAGLAPSLDIVETARAGSSRRLPQALWSHKVGVEARETDEAAHPRWQGFLWALGASIAVTLMATLLHGVLELTNIVMLYLVGVVGVAMRFGRVPAAMAALLNVLAFDFFFVSPRLSFAVSDVQYVVTFAVMLGVGLLVGQLTAGLRFAAGVSNSRERRAQSLFELARELSAALETSQVIEIGAAAVQGHFGGRAVVVALDASDRLHYPDDLPQEFDKSVADWTLRQGQSAGLATSTLAAQAWRYVPLKAPMRVRGVLALEPAHPRWLLIPEQAQQLDTLARQIAIALERVHYVHIAQKAVVDMESERLRNALLGAVSHDVRTPLTALITLAESLKGLPTEEHDAVAQAIVHQAHQLNALVSNLLDMARLESDVSGQSVHLRRDWQSVEEVVGASIRAAKPALKELTVRTEIPAHLPLVEFDPVLIERVLVNLLENAAKYGAPPVVIKAFATEGSLVLTVTDHGPGLPPSVRGREHLLFEKFTRGQAESATPGVGLGLAICKAVVHAHGGTISAASATGGGAEFTITLPRREPPPDPDLEDMERGVAAPGYDANTYRAGG; encoded by the coding sequence ATGGCTGACATGCAGCGCCCAGACCCCGATGCGTTGATCGCGCAACTGCGCGCGCAGGAGGAGCAGACCACGCGCGGCAAGCTGCGCATCTACTTCGGCGCCAATGCAGGGGTGGGCAAGACCTGGGCCATGCTCAGTGCGGCGCAGCGGGAGCGTGGCGCTGGCCGCGACGTTCTGATCGGGGTGGTGGAAACCCATGGCAGAGCCGAGACGGCGGCCTTGCTCGCGGGATTGGATGCATTGCCCCTCAAGGAGGTGGAGTACCGTGGCCGGCTGCTCCTTGAGTTTGACCTGGACGCGGCCCTTGCACGCAAGCCGGCCATCCTCCTGGTGGATGAGCTTGCCCACTCCAACGTGCAGGGATCCCGCCATGCCAAGCGCTGGCAGGATGTCCAGGAACTGCTCGCCGCGGGCATCGATGTGTGGACTGCGCTCAATGTCCAGCATCTGGAGAGCCTCAATGGGACCGTGGGTGCGATCACGGGGATCAGGGTCCATGAGACGGTGCCCGACACCGTGCTGGACGACGCGGACGAAGTGGTGCTTGTCGACGCCACCCCCGATGAACTGATATCCCGCCTGAGTGCAGGGAAGGTGTATGTCCCCCAGCAGGCTGAGCGTGCGGCCCAGAGCTTCTTCCGCAAGGGCAACCTGATTGCCCTGCGCGAAATCGCACTGCGCCGCACCGCTGAGCATGTGGAGGACGACGTCCTGGGATGGCGGATCGAACAGTCAGGCACTCCCGGCGAGCGCGTGTCTGCCGCCTGGAACACCTCGGGCAGCATACTGGCGTGTGTCGGGCCGAACGAAGATGCCGCGCAGACCGTGCGCGCGGCCGCGCGCCTGGCAGGGCAGCTCAATGTGAAGTGGCATGCCGCATACGTGGAGACACCGCGCCTGCAGAGGCTGGACGCACCGCAGCGCGACAGGATTCTGGCCGTGCTGCAACTGGCGCAGGAGCTGGGCGCCGAGACGGCGGTGCTGACGGGCGACCACGTTGCGCCGGCCCTGGCTGCACAGGCGCTTCACCTCAATTGCGCCACCCTGGTCCTGGGTCGTCCTGCGCCGCGGCGCTGGTGGCAGAAGTGGCCTTCGACCAGGGAGGTGGGCCGGGAAATCGCGGGACTTGCCCCCTCGCTTGATATCGTGGAAACGGCGCGCGCGGGTAGTTCGAGGCGGTTGCCGCAGGCACTCTGGAGCCACAAAGTAGGCGTTGAGGCCAGGGAAACCGACGAGGCCGCACACCCGCGCTGGCAGGGCTTCCTCTGGGCGCTCGGTGCCAGCATTGCGGTCACGTTGATGGCGACTCTGTTGCACGGCGTCCTGGAGTTGACCAACATCGTGATGTTGTACCTGGTCGGCGTTGTCGGGGTCGCCATGCGATTCGGGCGCGTGCCTGCGGCGATGGCCGCACTGCTCAATGTGCTGGCCTTCGATTTCTTCTTCGTATCACCGCGGCTGTCTTTCGCGGTCAGCGACGTGCAGTACGTGGTCACTTTTGCCGTGATGCTGGGGGTGGGACTTCTGGTGGGGCAGCTCACAGCCGGCCTCAGGTTCGCGGCCGGAGTGTCCAACAGCCGGGAGCGCCGGGCCCAATCGCTGTTCGAGCTTGCGCGCGAGCTGTCGGCGGCCCTGGAGACGAGCCAGGTCATCGAGATCGGCGCGGCGGCTGTGCAGGGGCATTTTGGCGGCAGGGCGGTGGTGGTTGCATTGGACGCGTCGGACCGCCTTCACTACCCCGATGATCTGCCGCAGGAATTTGACAAAAGTGTGGCCGACTGGACCTTGCGGCAAGGACAGAGCGCGGGGCTGGCCACGAGCACTCTGGCGGCGCAGGCATGGCGCTATGTCCCCCTCAAGGCGCCCATGAGGGTGCGCGGTGTGCTGGCGCTGGAGCCCGCGCACCCAAGGTGGCTGCTGATTCCGGAGCAGGCTCAGCAACTCGATACCCTGGCCCGGCAGATCGCCATCGCGCTCGAACGTGTGCACTACGTCCACATCGCGCAAAAGGCGGTGGTGGACATGGAGTCCGAGCGGCTGCGCAATGCCTTGCTGGGCGCTGTCTCCCATGATGTGAGAACACCGCTGACGGCGCTGATCACGCTGGCCGAATCGCTCAAGGGGTTGCCGACGGAGGAGCACGATGCCGTGGCACAAGCCATCGTGCATCAGGCGCACCAGCTCAACGCGCTGGTCAGCAACCTGCTGGACATGGCCAGGCTGGAAAGTGATGTTTCGGGACAAAGTGTCCACTTGCGGCGTGACTGGCAGTCGGTCGAGGAAGTCGTGGGCGCCTCGATACGCGCCGCCAAGCCCGCGCTGAAGGAGTTGACCGTTCGCACGGAAATCCCCGCCCATTTGCCGCTGGTGGAGTTCGATCCTGTCCTCATTGAGCGCGTGCTGGTGAATTTGCTTGAGAATGCCGCCAAGTACGGCGCACCGCCCGTTGTCATCAAGGCGTTTGCGACAGAAGGGAGTCTGGTGTTGACCGTGACGGACCACGGGCCTGGCCTGCCACCCTCTGTGCGTGGCAGGGAACACCTGCTGTTCGAGAAATTCACCCGGGGACAGGCTGAATCGGCGACACCGGGCGTGGGCCTGGGGTTGGCGATCTGCAAGGCGGTGGTGCACGCGCACGGCGGAACGATCTCCGCTGCCAGCGCAACCGGGGGCGGGGCGGAATTCACCATCACGCTCCCGCGCCGAGAGCCTCCCCCCGATCCCGATTTGGAAGATATGGAGCGGGGCGTTGCCGCCCCGGGATACGATGCAAATACGTACCGTGCTGGTGGTTGA
- the kdpC gene encoding potassium-transporting ATPase subunit KdpC, translating to MKNILRPALIVFVALSALTGLLYPLAVTGAAQAVFPHEAAGSLVQRNGQAVGSSSIGQNFTEPAHFWGRPSATAPMPYNAVASGGSNQGPLNPALNDAVKARVEALRAADPGNLAPVPVDLVTASASGLDPHISVAAAQYQAARVARARNVPVASVNALVDKLTEKPILGLLGEPRVNVLALNLALNDAR from the coding sequence ATGAAAAACATTCTTCGCCCAGCACTTATCGTGTTTGTAGCCCTCAGCGCGCTGACGGGCTTGCTGTACCCCTTGGCCGTTACCGGAGCGGCGCAGGCCGTTTTCCCCCACGAGGCTGCGGGAAGCCTTGTGCAGCGCAATGGCCAGGCCGTTGGCTCTTCGTCGATCGGCCAGAATTTCACGGAACCCGCGCATTTCTGGGGGCGTCCGTCGGCCACGGCGCCCATGCCCTACAACGCGGTGGCGTCGGGAGGCTCCAACCAGGGGCCCCTCAATCCGGCGTTGAACGATGCGGTCAAGGCCCGCGTGGAGGCATTGCGCGCGGCCGACCCCGGCAATCTGGCGCCGGTGCCCGTGGACCTGGTGACGGCGTCCGCCAGCGGTCTGGATCCGCATATCAGCGTCGCGGCGGCACAGTACCAAGCCGCCCGCGTGGCGCGGGCCCGCAACGTCCCCGTGGCGAGCGTGAATGCCCTTGTCGACAAGCTCACCGAAAAGCCGATCCTGGGCCTGCTTGGCGAACCCAGGGTGAACGTACTGGCACTGAATCTTGCCTTGAATGATGCACGGTAG
- the kdpB gene encoding potassium-transporting ATPase subunit KdpB produces MTKKNTSTSLLDPVLIRTAFWGALAKLSPLVQWRNPVMFIVYIGSIFTTLLWLHALNAPADASVRPGFVLAITVWLWFTVLFANFAEALAEGRSKAQAASLRGLRKETWAKKLKEPVHGSAFLPEQATNLRRGDVVLVEAGDVIPLDGEVIEGVASVDESAITGESAPVVRESGGDFSAVTGGTRVLSDWLVVRVSVNPGESFLDRMIGMVEAAKRQKTPNEVALTILLVALTIVFLVVTVTLLPFSIFSVQASAAGTVVSLTALVALLVCLIPTTIGGLLSAVGVAGMSRMMQANVIATSGRAVEAAGDVDVLLLDKTGTITHGNRQASAFLPAPGVSPGRLARAALLASLADETPEGRSIVELARRSGTPDENPQGVLLVPFTAQTRMSGVDLPAVEASGQPATMLRKGAVQAIARHVEAQGGAMPHEVAAAADQVAYRGSTPLVVTEGRQVLGVVELKDVVKVGIKERFAELRRMGIRTVMITGDNKLTAAFIAAEAGVDDFLAEATPEDKLALIRKYQSEGRLVAMTGDGTNDAPALAQADVAVAMGSGTQAAKEAGNMVDLDSNPTKLLEVVETGKALLMTRGSLTTFSIANDVAKYFAIIPAIFVSTYPQLSALNVMQLASPSSAILSAVIFNALVIVFLIPLALRGVRYRPVGAAALLRRNLAIYGLGGLIVPFVGIKLIDWILVAVGLI; encoded by the coding sequence ATGACTAAAAAGAATACTTCTACTTCTCTGCTGGATCCTGTCCTGATCCGGACAGCGTTCTGGGGGGCGCTGGCCAAGCTCAGCCCGCTGGTTCAATGGCGCAACCCGGTGATGTTCATCGTGTACATCGGCAGCATCTTCACCACGCTGCTGTGGCTGCATGCCCTCAACGCACCGGCGGATGCGAGCGTGCGCCCGGGCTTCGTGCTGGCCATCACCGTCTGGCTCTGGTTTACGGTGCTGTTCGCCAACTTCGCCGAAGCGTTGGCCGAAGGCCGCAGCAAGGCCCAGGCAGCCTCCTTGCGTGGATTGCGCAAGGAAACCTGGGCCAAGAAACTCAAGGAGCCGGTCCATGGTTCCGCGTTCCTGCCGGAGCAGGCCACCAACTTGCGCCGCGGCGACGTGGTGCTGGTGGAGGCGGGCGATGTGATTCCGCTGGATGGTGAAGTGATCGAGGGCGTAGCCTCTGTCGACGAAAGTGCCATCACCGGCGAATCTGCGCCGGTGGTTCGCGAGTCCGGTGGGGACTTCTCCGCCGTGACGGGCGGCACCCGCGTGCTTTCCGATTGGCTCGTGGTGCGCGTGTCCGTGAATCCAGGCGAGTCTTTCCTGGACCGGATGATTGGAATGGTGGAGGCCGCCAAGCGGCAAAAGACGCCCAATGAGGTCGCCTTGACGATCTTGTTGGTGGCATTGACGATTGTGTTCCTGGTGGTCACCGTCACCCTGCTGCCTTTTTCGATCTTCAGCGTGCAGGCTTCAGCGGCTGGGACTGTCGTCTCTCTGACGGCCCTGGTGGCCCTGCTGGTGTGCCTCATCCCGACCACCATCGGTGGACTGCTGTCGGCCGTTGGCGTGGCTGGCATGAGCCGGATGATGCAGGCCAACGTGATTGCGACCTCGGGGCGGGCCGTGGAGGCCGCAGGAGATGTCGATGTGCTCCTGCTGGACAAGACCGGGACCATTACCCACGGGAATCGCCAAGCCAGTGCGTTCCTGCCCGCTCCAGGGGTTTCACCTGGCCGCCTGGCCCGCGCAGCCTTGCTGGCATCGCTTGCGGACGAGACGCCTGAAGGGCGCAGCATCGTCGAGCTGGCCCGCCGTTCGGGCACCCCCGACGAGAATCCGCAGGGCGTGCTGCTTGTGCCTTTCACTGCGCAGACGCGGATGAGCGGTGTCGACCTCCCTGCCGTCGAAGCGTCCGGGCAGCCCGCAACCATGCTGCGCAAGGGAGCCGTGCAAGCCATTGCGCGGCATGTGGAAGCGCAGGGGGGCGCCATGCCACACGAAGTGGCGGCCGCCGCCGACCAGGTGGCGTACCGGGGAAGCACCCCCCTGGTGGTGACGGAAGGGCGTCAGGTGCTCGGTGTTGTGGAACTCAAGGATGTCGTGAAGGTCGGCATCAAGGAGCGCTTCGCCGAGTTGCGCCGCATGGGCATCCGCACCGTCATGATCACGGGTGACAACAAACTCACGGCAGCCTTCATCGCCGCGGAGGCCGGGGTCGATGACTTCCTGGCGGAGGCGACCCCGGAGGACAAACTGGCGCTGATCCGCAAGTACCAGTCGGAAGGACGACTGGTGGCCATGACCGGTGACGGCACCAACGATGCGCCGGCACTGGCGCAGGCCGATGTCGCCGTGGCGATGGGGAGCGGAACGCAAGCCGCCAAGGAAGCTGGCAACATGGTCGACCTGGACTCCAACCCGACAAAACTCCTGGAGGTCGTTGAGACTGGAAAGGCGCTCTTGATGACGCGAGGCTCTCTCACGACGTTCTCGATCGCGAACGACGTGGCGAAGTATTTCGCCATCATTCCGGCCATTTTCGTGTCGACCTATCCGCAGCTTTCCGCGCTCAACGTCATGCAACTGGCGAGCCCGTCGTCTGCCATCTTGTCGGCCGTGATCTTCAATGCGCTGGTGATCGTCTTCCTGATCCCCCTGGCATTGCGAGGGGTGCGGTATCGCCCTGTGGGGGCGGCGGCCCTGCTGCGCCGCAACCTCGCGATCTATGGCCTCGGAGGTTTGATCGTGCCGTTTGTCGGCATCAAGCTGATTGACTGGATACTGGTGGCCGTAGGGCTGATTTGA
- the kdpA gene encoding potassium-transporting ATPase subunit KdpA: METSAWSLLGLFLVALGVLAWPLGKWLAALCEGRLPRWMHVAEKPLYKMAGVAPDQSMHWHGYAQALLAFNAIGALAVYGLQRLQHLLPLNPQGMGAVSGDSSFNTAISFVANTNWQGYAGESTMSYLTQMLGLSVQNFLSAATGIAVAFALARGFAARRTDGQGYVGNFWTDVTRITAWVLVPASFVIALVLVGQGVIQNFDAYKEVATLEQTAYEVPRLDGAGQPVTGADGAPVMEGRTSKTQTLAMGPVASQEAIKMLGTNGGGFFNANSAHPYENPTALTNFVQMLAIFLIPAALCFAFGRVVGDQRQGVAILAAMTVMFVVAVVAAVAAEQAGNPQWSALGVDQSVSTLQSGGNMEGKEVRFGITASALFAAVTTAASCGAVNAMHDSFTPLGGMVPLVLMQLGEVVFGGVGTGLYGMLVFAILAVFMAGLMIGRTPEYLGKKIEVREMKLTSVAILVTPILVLVGTAVAVSAGAGQAGVANPGAHGFSEILYALTSAANNNGSAFAGLSANTPFYNVLLGLAMWFGRFGVIVPVLAIAGSLAAKKRLPVTAGTMPTHGPLFVVLLVGTVLLVGLLNYVPALALGPMVEHLMLWAK; this comes from the coding sequence ATGGAAACCTCTGCCTGGAGCCTGCTCGGGCTCTTTCTGGTTGCGCTTGGCGTCCTGGCATGGCCACTGGGCAAATGGCTGGCCGCCCTGTGTGAGGGCCGGTTGCCTCGGTGGATGCATGTGGCCGAAAAACCGCTCTACAAGATGGCCGGGGTGGCTCCCGATCAGTCGATGCACTGGCACGGATATGCGCAGGCACTGTTGGCGTTCAATGCCATCGGTGCATTGGCGGTGTATGGCCTGCAGCGCCTGCAGCACCTGCTGCCGCTCAATCCCCAGGGAATGGGGGCGGTGTCCGGCGACTCGTCGTTCAACACTGCCATCAGTTTTGTTGCCAATACCAACTGGCAGGGCTACGCGGGTGAATCCACGATGAGCTATCTCACGCAGATGCTTGGCCTTTCCGTTCAGAACTTCTTGTCAGCTGCCACCGGTATCGCCGTGGCGTTCGCGTTGGCCCGCGGCTTTGCGGCCCGGCGCACCGACGGACAGGGATATGTCGGAAACTTCTGGACCGACGTCACCCGGATCACGGCTTGGGTGCTTGTGCCGGCCTCCTTTGTAATCGCGCTCGTTCTGGTCGGGCAGGGCGTCATCCAGAATTTTGACGCCTACAAGGAGGTCGCAACCCTGGAGCAGACGGCCTATGAAGTGCCCAGGCTGGATGGTGCAGGCCAGCCCGTGACAGGTGCTGACGGAGCACCGGTCATGGAGGGCAGGACCAGCAAGACCCAGACGCTGGCCATGGGACCGGTGGCCTCGCAGGAGGCGATCAAGATGCTCGGCACGAACGGCGGTGGGTTCTTCAACGCCAACTCCGCCCATCCCTATGAGAACCCCACCGCCTTGACGAACTTCGTGCAAATGCTGGCGATCTTTCTGATTCCCGCGGCCTTGTGCTTCGCATTTGGCCGTGTTGTTGGCGACCAGCGCCAGGGCGTCGCGATCCTGGCGGCGATGACGGTGATGTTCGTCGTGGCCGTCGTGGCCGCTGTCGCGGCGGAACAGGCCGGCAATCCGCAATGGAGTGCGCTGGGGGTGGACCAATCCGTCAGCACCCTGCAATCGGGCGGGAACATGGAGGGCAAGGAAGTGCGGTTCGGAATCACCGCGTCAGCGCTTTTCGCGGCCGTGACCACCGCTGCCTCATGTGGCGCCGTGAACGCGATGCATGACTCGTTCACGCCTCTGGGAGGCATGGTGCCTCTGGTTCTCATGCAACTGGGCGAGGTCGTGTTTGGCGGCGTGGGCACCGGCCTCTATGGCATGCTGGTATTCGCCATCCTTGCCGTGTTCATGGCGGGTCTCATGATCGGCCGGACGCCCGAGTATTTGGGCAAGAAGATCGAGGTGCGCGAAATGAAGCTCACATCGGTCGCCATTCTGGTAACGCCGATCCTGGTGCTCGTGGGTACCGCGGTTGCCGTGAGTGCGGGCGCAGGACAGGCCGGCGTTGCCAACCCTGGCGCCCATGGGTTCTCCGAAATCCTCTATGCATTGACATCCGCCGCGAACAACAACGGCAGCGCGTTTGCGGGGCTGTCTGCCAATACGCCGTTCTACAACGTACTGCTGGGGCTGGCAATGTGGTTTGGCCGCTTTGGAGTGATCGTGCCCGTCCTGGCCATCGCTGGTTCGCTGGCCGCGAAGAAGCGCCTGCCGGTGACGGCGGGCACCATGCCCACCCATGGGCCGCTGTTCGTGGTTCTTCTCGTGGGGACCGTGCTTCTGGTGGGGCTTCTCAACTACGTGCCTGCCCTGGCTTTGGGTCCGATGGTCGAGCACCTGATGCTCTGGGCCAAGTGA
- the kdpF gene encoding K(+)-transporting ATPase subunit F produces the protein MIGLEVLYGFGALVAIALLAYLVFALICAEEF, from the coding sequence ATGATCGGCCTCGAAGTGCTTTATGGCTTTGGCGCGCTTGTGGCCATTGCCTTGCTGGCCTATCTCGTGTTCGCGCTGATCTGCGCGGAGGAGTTCTGA
- a CDS encoding magnesium and cobalt transport protein CorA, with amino-acid sequence MLINCVVYEDGTKLADIPVREIREHISLPGCFVWVALHDPTPEELDELQKEFGLHPLAVEDARHGHQRPKVEEYGPSLFVVLHLLESGGDHETVTRLGELNVFVGSNYVVSVRNRSERGFWDVRERCEREPELLRSGPGFVLYALMDAVVDRYFPIIDALEVELETIEQQIFTKGVARTSIRRLYELKQRLTLLKHAVAPLLEGAAKLHGGRVPQICAGSQEYFRDVVDHLGRINTSIDSIRDTIGTAIHVNLSMVTIEDGEVVKRLAAWASLFAVCTAFAGIWGMNFEHMPELKWRYGYATAIALIATTCCYLYYRFRKAGWL; translated from the coding sequence ATGTTGATCAACTGCGTCGTGTATGAGGATGGCACCAAGCTCGCCGACATTCCTGTCCGTGAGATCCGTGAGCACATATCGCTCCCCGGGTGCTTCGTGTGGGTGGCATTGCATGACCCCACCCCGGAAGAACTTGACGAGTTGCAAAAGGAGTTCGGCCTGCATCCCTTGGCGGTGGAAGATGCCCGCCATGGCCATCAGCGGCCCAAAGTCGAGGAATACGGGCCTTCTCTTTTTGTGGTTCTTCATCTCCTGGAGTCGGGTGGGGACCACGAGACCGTCACGAGGCTGGGCGAACTCAATGTGTTCGTGGGCAGTAACTATGTGGTGTCGGTGCGCAACCGCAGTGAGCGAGGCTTCTGGGATGTGCGGGAGCGTTGTGAGAGAGAGCCTGAACTCTTGCGCAGCGGGCCGGGATTTGTGCTGTATGCGCTGATGGACGCGGTGGTCGATCGCTACTTCCCGATCATCGATGCCCTCGAGGTGGAGCTTGAAACGATCGAGCAACAGATATTCACCAAGGGTGTCGCGCGGACCAGTATCCGGCGGCTCTATGAACTCAAGCAGCGCCTTACCCTGCTCAAGCACGCCGTTGCCCCATTGCTGGAAGGTGCGGCCAAGCTGCACGGTGGCCGGGTGCCACAAATCTGTGCTGGCTCTCAGGAGTATTTCCGCGATGTGGTGGACCACCTTGGCCGGATCAACACCTCCATCGACTCCATTCGCGACACGATCGGGACGGCAATCCATGTCAATCTGTCCATGGTCACCATCGAGGATGGCGAGGTCGTCAAGCGCCTGGCTGCGTGGGCCAGTCTGTTTGCCGTGTGCACGGCGTTCGCGGGAATCTGGGGCATGAATTTCGAGCACATGCCGGAGCTCAAGTGGCGCTACGGATACGCCACTGCGATCGCCCTCATCGCCACCACCTGTTGCTATCTCTACTATCGCTTTCGCAAGGCGGGCTGGCTCTAG
- a CDS encoding TorF family putative porin, whose protein sequence is MAFSCSKVLATALFATLPVLASAQLTGNVSLTTNYKFRGQDQDTSKARAVKPALQGGFDYAFGESGFYVGNWNSSVDWLSGNSLESDVYGGYKFKAGDADLDLGVLTYIYPGNSNGNTTEVYGAATFGPLTARYSHTLSKDYFAYAGPGFKGRNTGYLNLAFAHEVAPKITLKASVGFTRFGGDITAPNFMDYSVGGAYDFGSGVSLGAAVAGASKKEFFGPVNKSRVIVTLTKVL, encoded by the coding sequence ATGGCCTTCTCATGCTCCAAAGTGCTCGCCACTGCGCTCTTCGCCACCCTTCCCGTGCTGGCCAGCGCCCAGCTCACCGGCAACGTCAGCCTGACCACCAACTACAAGTTCCGCGGCCAGGACCAGGACACCTCCAAGGCCAGGGCCGTCAAGCCGGCGCTGCAAGGCGGCTTTGACTATGCCTTTGGTGAATCCGGCTTCTATGTGGGCAACTGGAACTCCAGCGTGGACTGGCTGTCGGGCAACTCGCTCGAATCCGATGTGTACGGGGGCTACAAGTTCAAGGCCGGCGACGCGGACCTGGACCTGGGCGTGCTGACCTACATCTACCCCGGCAACAGCAACGGCAACACCACCGAAGTCTATGGCGCGGCCACGTTCGGCCCCCTGACCGCCCGGTACTCGCACACACTGTCCAAGGACTACTTCGCCTACGCCGGCCCCGGCTTCAAGGGCCGCAACACCGGCTACCTGAACCTGGCATTCGCGCACGAAGTGGCCCCCAAGATCACGCTGAAGGCGTCCGTGGGTTTCACCCGCTTTGGTGGCGACATCACGGCCCCCAACTTCATGGACTACAGCGTGGGCGGTGCCTACGACTTCGGCTCGGGTGTGTCGCTGGGCGCTGCGGTGGCGGGCGCCAGCAAGAAAGAATTCTTCGGCCCCGTCAACAAGTCGCGCGTGATCGTCACGCTCACCAAAGTGCTTTGA